The following nucleotide sequence is from Cercospora beticola chromosome 2, complete sequence.
GCACCGTCACATACTTGCTGATTTCTTCCTTCGTAATCACCTTCTCATTCAGAACAGCCGTCGTACCTCTCTGGAACTTGTaattcctctccttcttccctcGCACGTTTGGCGTAATGTAATTCCTCATCAACGTCGTCTTCTCCTTGGTTATTACGCAAACATCCACGTTGCTTCCCGAACCCAGATCGTTCCAGATACCCGCCTCGATCGCATCCGCGCACAGCTTCACCGCTTCGTCTTTGCTCAAATCCGGCTTCCACTGTGTCTCAAACACAGACATGGCAGCTAATGAACCAGATCCCATCGTCACGTAAGGAAGCTTGTCGGTAGATCCGTGTGCGTGTACAGTGAAGAGGTGGGCACCGGTAGGATCGCAACCTGCGACGACCAGGTATGCACCAATGTGGCCTTGGTAGCGGAAGAGATGTTGTTTGAGCATGGTCATGACGGTCACGACGCGGGGTTTGCGGCCGGTCGATAGGGCGTGGAGTTCGAGGTTGGAGGACATGAGGGCGGTAGTGAATTCGGTGTCTGCGGCTGTGCCTGCGCCGGCGCACCAGATTTG
It contains:
- the PUP1 gene encoding proteasome core particle subunit beta 2 (MEROPS:MER0000542~BUSCO:EOG092641M3) gives rise to the protein MPGFDFSNHNRNLALHAAGVPLPKATSTGTTIVGALYNGGVVIAADTRATSGPIVADKNCEKLHYISPQIWCAGAGTAADTEFTTALMSSNLELHALSTGRKPRVVTVMTMLKQHLFRYQGHIGAYLVVAGCDPTGAHLFTVHAHGSTDKLPYVTMGSGSLAAMSVFETQWKPDLSKDEAVKLCADAIEAGIWNDLGSGSNVDVCVITKEKTTLMRNYITPNVRGKKERNYKFQRGTTAVLNEKVITKEEISKYVTVQDIGDGEAGVAEKMDVDA